One stretch of Mercenaria mercenaria strain notata unplaced genomic scaffold, MADL_Memer_1 contig_3818, whole genome shotgun sequence DNA includes these proteins:
- the LOC128553430 gene encoding uncharacterized protein LOC128553430 — protein sequence MKSTDKCTCILQEQTVYLDNCWLTVPEQSYLSSASATVNVLAYNQTMLTSSISFEIPSVTKLTGLERYNGPKTVRVENVQIGSFLIVKDFPKKMSCYALQTDIIIIFYKWNADGTIEVVTHTVLVFLVCIL from the exons ATGAAATCAACGGACAAGTGTACCTGCATTCTGCAGGAGCAGACAGTATATCTAGACAATTGTTGGTTGACTGTTCCCGAGCAATCATATCTATCTTCAGCCAGTGCTACTGTGAACGTTCTTGCCTATAACCAGACTATGCTGACCAGCAGTATCAGTTTTGAG ATTCCGTCTGTCACCAAATTAACAGGACTTGAAAGAT ATAATGGTCCAAAGACGGTCAGAGTGGAAAATGTGCAGATCGGAAGTTTCCTGATTGTAAAGGACTTCCCGAAAAAGATGTCGTGTTATGCGTTACAGACAGACATCATTATAATCTTTTATAAATGG aaTGCTGATGGCACCATAGAAGTGGTAACGCACACAGTACTAGTTTTCCTTGTTTGCATTCTTTAG